From Magnetovibrio sp. PR-2, a single genomic window includes:
- the dnaE gene encoding DNA polymerase III subunit alpha, producing MSHADFVHLRVHSAYSLSEGAIRVKDLSGLCKNFDMPAVAVTDTNNLFGALEFSLTSTDSGVQPIIGGQISITREGGDNPSMGRTVSNIDPDQVVLLVQNDEGYRNILKMLSTAYMESDNVEDPQISLEALEKYSGGLILLTGGILGPVGRALVDGQVDEARATLERLNKAYEGRLYIELQRHGLKQERQIEDQLIDWAYELNIPLVATNEAFYPNREMFQAHDALICIAESAYISQDERRRLTPEHYFKSADEMKALFADVPEAIANTLVIAKRCAYKVERVNPILPPFDCGEGRDEETELRKQAHDGLDMRLETQVFTDGMSDEEKAATAKPYKERLEFELGVIIQMGFPGYFLIVADFIQWAKDHDIPVGPGRGSGAGSVVAWVLTITDLDPLRFGLLFERFLNPERVSMPDFDIDFCQDRRDEVIKYVQDKYGRDHVAQIITFGKLQARAVLRDVGRVLEMPYGQVDRICKMVPNDPGKAMTVPEAVEAEPELRRMIKEEHEVAQLIDIAKPLEGLYRHASTHAAGVVIGDRPLDKLVPLYRDPRSDMPVTGFNMKFVEQAGLVKFDFLGLKTLTVLSTAVKFASEGGHAVDLTTVSLEDQASFDLLARAETQGVFQLESAGMKDQLRQMKPTTFEDIIAIVALYRPGPMENIPSYIRRKHGDEKPDYLYPTLEPILKETFGIMIYQEQVMQIAQELSGYTLGGADLLRRAMGKKIQAEMDAQRKLFVEGAESRGVPGQKADEIFDQVNKFAGYGFNKSHAAAYALVAYHTAYMKANFPFEFMAASMTLDLGNTDKLNAYRQELDRMGIKLLSPDINASETYFKVERDVDKKPTAIRYALAALKNVGEAAMESIIDERTQNGPFKDLEDFAGRLDTHQVNKRQMENMVRSGTFDSLNPNRKQLYHGIEAIMGEASAQQSERESNQIGLFGGEDQPKQTIRVPDVADWPPMERLREEFDAIGFYLSAHPLDSYGKSLQRLEVVPYGDVLEKGAAGNYTLAGTVVSKKERISQKGNRYAFVTFSDASGSYEATLFSETLSAAAELLEAGTAVLIKCTAQFEGETAKLTAQSIRSLDQMASQTSAGLEVTLNSDKPLEALKEALGAAKYGRGQVRVVVRTPERETKIDLKKNPVSVTPELLHSIYSIAGLVEVQEI from the coding sequence ATGTCTCATGCCGATTTTGTTCATCTGCGCGTCCACAGCGCTTATTCCTTGTCCGAAGGTGCTATTCGCGTCAAAGACTTAAGCGGATTGTGCAAAAATTTCGACATGCCCGCCGTCGCGGTGACGGACACCAACAACCTGTTCGGTGCTTTGGAATTTTCCCTAACATCAACAGACAGTGGTGTGCAGCCCATCATTGGCGGTCAAATTTCCATCACCCGTGAAGGCGGCGACAATCCGTCCATGGGCCGCACCGTGTCGAACATCGACCCCGACCAGGTCGTGCTTTTGGTGCAAAATGATGAGGGCTATCGCAACATTCTCAAGATGTTGTCCACGGCCTATATGGAAAGCGACAACGTCGAAGATCCGCAAATCTCGCTGGAGGCTCTGGAAAAGTATTCAGGCGGCTTAATCTTGCTCACAGGCGGCATTTTGGGCCCTGTGGGGCGTGCCTTGGTGGACGGCCAGGTGGACGAAGCCCGCGCCACGCTGGAGCGCCTCAACAAGGCCTATGAAGGCCGTTTGTACATCGAACTTCAACGTCATGGCCTGAAACAAGAACGCCAGATTGAAGACCAGCTGATCGACTGGGCGTATGAGCTGAACATCCCGCTGGTTGCCACCAACGAAGCGTTCTATCCCAACCGCGAAATGTTCCAAGCCCATGATGCGCTGATCTGTATTGCCGAAAGTGCCTACATCAGCCAAGACGAACGCCGTCGCTTGACGCCGGAACACTATTTCAAATCGGCGGACGAAATGAAGGCCTTGTTCGCCGATGTGCCCGAAGCCATCGCCAACACCTTGGTTATTGCCAAACGATGTGCGTACAAAGTCGAACGCGTCAATCCCATCTTGCCGCCGTTCGATTGTGGGGAAGGGCGTGACGAAGAAACCGAATTGCGCAAACAAGCCCACGATGGGCTCGACATGCGCTTAGAAACCCAAGTCTTCACGGACGGCATGAGCGACGAAGAAAAAGCCGCAACCGCCAAGCCCTATAAAGAACGCCTGGAGTTCGAGCTCGGCGTGATCATTCAAATGGGCTTTCCGGGGTACTTCCTGATCGTTGCGGACTTTATTCAATGGGCCAAGGACCACGACATTCCCGTCGGTCCGGGCCGTGGTTCGGGTGCGGGTTCGGTCGTGGCGTGGGTGCTGACCATTACGGACTTGGACCCGCTGCGCTTCGGCTTGCTGTTCGAACGGTTCTTGAACCCCGAACGTGTGTCCATGCCTGACTTCGACATCGATTTTTGCCAAGACCGTCGCGACGAAGTCATCAAGTACGTCCAAGACAAATACGGTCGCGATCACGTCGCCCAGATCATCACGTTCGGTAAGCTGCAAGCCCGCGCGGTGTTGCGCGACGTCGGTCGCGTGTTGGAAATGCCTTACGGTCAGGTGGACCGCATTTGCAAAATGGTGCCCAACGATCCCGGCAAAGCCATGACGGTGCCCGAAGCCGTCGAGGCCGAGCCCGAACTGCGCCGAATGATCAAAGAGGAGCACGAAGTCGCGCAGCTGATCGACATCGCCAAGCCGTTGGAAGGCCTCTACCGTCACGCATCCACCCACGCGGCGGGCGTGGTGATCGGTGACCGTCCGTTGGACAAGCTGGTGCCGCTGTACCGCGACCCGCGCTCCGACATGCCGGTGACGGGCTTCAACATGAAGTTCGTGGAACAAGCGGGGCTGGTGAAGTTTGACTTTTTGGGCCTGAAGACTTTGACGGTGCTGTCCACGGCAGTGAAGTTTGCATCCGAAGGCGGTCACGCGGTTGACCTAACCACGGTGTCGTTGGAAGACCAGGCGTCTTTTGATTTGTTGGCGCGCGCCGAAACCCAAGGCGTGTTCCAGTTGGAATCAGCCGGCATGAAAGACCAGCTGCGCCAGATGAAGCCGACGACGTTCGAAGACATCATCGCTATTGTGGCGTTGTACCGTCCGGGTCCTATGGAAAATATCCCCAGCTACATTCGGCGTAAGCACGGTGATGAAAAGCCGGATTATCTCTACCCGACGTTGGAGCCTATTCTCAAAGAAACCTTCGGCATCATGATCTACCAAGAACAGGTCATGCAGATCGCGCAGGAGCTGTCGGGCTATACCCTCGGCGGTGCTGATTTGCTGCGTCGCGCCATGGGTAAAAAGATCCAGGCGGAAATGGACGCCCAGCGCAAGCTGTTTGTCGAAGGTGCGGAAAGCCGTGGTGTGCCCGGCCAAAAAGCCGATGAAATCTTCGATCAAGTGAACAAATTCGCAGGCTACGGTTTCAACAAATCCCACGCGGCGGCTTATGCTTTGGTGGCGTACCACACGGCGTATATGAAGGCCAACTTCCCGTTTGAATTCATGGCCGCTTCCATGACCTTGGATTTGGGTAATACCGATAAGTTGAACGCCTATCGTCAAGAGCTGGACCGCATGGGCATCAAGCTTTTGTCGCCCGACATCAATGCGTCGGAAACGTATTTTAAAGTCGAACGGGATGTGGACAAAAAACCGACGGCCATTCGCTATGCTTTGGCGGCGTTGAAAAACGTCGGTGAAGCGGCCATGGAAAGCATCATTGACGAGCGCACCCAAAACGGCCCGTTCAAAGACTTGGAAGATTTTGCAGGCCGCTTGGACACGCATCAAGTCAACAAACGCCAAATGGAAAACATGGTGCGATCGGGAACGTTCGATTCCCTCAATCCGAACCGCAAACAACTGTATCATGGCATTGAAGCCATCATGGGTGAAGCCTCCGCCCAACAGTCGGAACGCGAAAGCAATCAGATCGGCTTGTTCGGTGGCGAAGACCAGCCCAAGCAAACCATCCGCGTGCCCGACGTGGCCGACTGGCCCCCCATGGAACGCCTGCGCGAAGAATTCGACGCCATCGGCTTTTATCTGTCTGCCCACCCGTTGGACAGCTATGGCAAAAGCTTGCAGCGCCTGGAAGTTGTGCCCTACGGCGACGTGTTGGAGAAGGGCGCCGCTGGGAATTACACCTTGGCAGGAACCGTGGTCAGTAAAAAAGAACGCATATCGCAAAAGGGCAACCGTTATGCCTTTGTGACGTTCTCCGATGCATCCGGGTCCTACGAAGCCACGCTGTTTTCTGAAACCCTGTCGGCAGCGGCGGAGCTTTTGGAAGCAGGGACGGCGGTCTTGATTAAGTGCACCGCGCAGTTTGAAGGTGAAACAGCCAAGCTTACGGCGCAGTCCATTCGCTCGCTCGATCAAATGGCGTCTCAAACCTCGGCCGGCTTGGAGGTGACCTTGAATAGCGACAAACCTCTTGAGGCCCTGAAAGAAGCTTTGGGTGCGGCGAAGTACGGTCGTGGACAGGTGCGCGTCGTCGTGCGCACGCCAGAACGCGAAACCAAAATCGATCTGAAGAAAAACCCGGTGTCCGTCACCCCGGAATTGCTACACAGCATTTATTCCATCGCCGGGCTGGTCGAAGTTCAGGAAATCTAA
- a CDS encoding DMT family transporter, giving the protein MGEAARRPAQMRRIHANLLMLCAALIWGVTFSIQQLAMEHIPPSWFTGIRFVLGALVVLPLALRERHIKSVRESWTLDRGAWPWMVATGGALFLGALFQQYGIEHTTVANAGFLTALYVPLTPIIAFFILRQHPHPTIWAAALACLVGAYMMSGSTLDALNVGDVWVVLGALFWAIHILLVGYITPRTGAPFHVACVQFSVVGGLGLLVGAMVEDITVQAIVNAAPMIAFSGLLSVGMGFTLQVVAQKHTPPADAAVILSAETVFAALAGAIILGESLGVLQWSGGALILSGVLAVELLPLVFRQPRSGPT; this is encoded by the coding sequence TTGGGTGAAGCTGCCCGTCGCCCCGCACAAATGAGGCGCATCCATGCCAACCTCTTGATGCTGTGTGCAGCATTGATCTGGGGGGTGACCTTTTCCATTCAACAGCTGGCTATGGAACATATACCACCGAGCTGGTTTACCGGGATCCGGTTTGTGCTGGGGGCTTTGGTGGTTCTGCCGTTGGCGTTGCGAGAACGGCACATCAAAAGCGTTCGAGAAAGCTGGACACTGGACCGTGGTGCTTGGCCTTGGATGGTTGCGACCGGTGGGGCGTTGTTTCTGGGGGCGCTGTTTCAGCAATATGGGATTGAACATACCACGGTCGCCAATGCCGGGTTTTTGACAGCACTTTATGTACCCCTAACGCCGATCATCGCATTTTTCATTCTCCGCCAACACCCACACCCAACCATTTGGGCGGCTGCTTTAGCCTGCTTAGTTGGGGCATACATGATGTCGGGCAGTACATTGGATGCCTTGAATGTGGGGGATGTGTGGGTGGTTCTCGGTGCGCTGTTTTGGGCCATCCACATTTTGTTGGTGGGCTACATCACGCCGCGCACGGGTGCACCGTTCCACGTGGCCTGTGTGCAGTTTTCTGTTGTCGGGGGATTGGGGCTGTTGGTCGGCGCAATGGTAGAAGACATTACTGTGCAAGCCATCGTTAACGCAGCCCCCATGATCGCCTTTTCCGGCCTATTGTCGGTGGGCATGGGCTTCACGTTGCAAGTGGTGGCGCAAAAGCACACCCCGCCGGCAGATGCAGCCGTCATCTTAAGTGCCGAAACCGTGTTCGCCGCTTTAGCTGGAGCCATCATCTTAGGCGAGAGCTTAGGCGTTCTTCAATGGAGCGGCGGGGCGTTGATTTTGTCCGGGGTCTTGGCTGTTGAGCTGTTGCCCTTGGTTTTTAGGCAACCGAGAAGTGGGCCAACCTAA
- a CDS encoding sensor histidine kinase yields the protein MTTIEDELNALREENALLRQQLGRRDDALFHTVLDTIPVRVFWKDLEGRVIGCNRLYAIDAGFEHPREVIGLRDQDMSWRARADQYLATNEEIITSGQPKLGYEEPYLNKDGQETWLRKSKSPLRDEHGDIIGVLGIYEDVTKRKQAENALTNAKVQAENANMAKSQFLSSMSHELRTPLNAILGFAQHLEGDPHNPLNADQLESAGHIITGGRHLMELITEILELAKIEAGHLNLKPEALDLVEILYETLPLVQGEAEKKSVELKLPAVGRDVPKVMVDLKRAKQVLLNLLTNAVKYNVEGGSVTLDSEREGDFVTITVTDTGIGMSPEGLQTLFTPFSRLGQENTDIEGTGIGLVITQDLVCLMGGEIGVKSELGKGSTFWVKLPVAPHK from the coding sequence ATGACGACAATAGAAGACGAATTAAACGCGCTACGTGAAGAAAATGCCTTGCTGAGACAGCAGTTGGGCCGGCGCGACGATGCTCTCTTTCACACCGTGCTAGACACCATACCCGTGCGTGTGTTTTGGAAAGACCTAGAAGGCCGGGTGATCGGGTGCAACCGGCTGTACGCCATTGACGCCGGTTTTGAGCATCCGCGTGAAGTCATTGGGCTTCGGGATCAAGACATGAGCTGGCGCGCGCGGGCGGATCAATACCTTGCGACAAACGAAGAGATCATCACGTCTGGTCAGCCAAAGCTGGGGTATGAGGAGCCGTACCTCAACAAAGACGGTCAAGAGACCTGGCTGCGAAAGTCCAAAAGCCCATTGCGTGACGAACATGGAGACATCATCGGTGTCTTGGGTATTTACGAGGACGTCACCAAGCGCAAACAAGCCGAAAATGCCCTGACAAACGCCAAGGTTCAGGCCGAAAATGCGAATATGGCGAAGTCTCAGTTCCTCTCGTCCATGAGCCACGAACTGCGCACACCTCTGAACGCCATCTTGGGCTTTGCTCAACATTTGGAAGGTGATCCTCATAACCCACTCAATGCCGACCAGCTGGAAAGTGCAGGGCATATCATCACGGGCGGTCGTCATCTGATGGAGCTCATTACCGAAATTTTGGAGCTCGCGAAAATCGAAGCCGGACATTTAAACCTGAAGCCGGAGGCTCTGGACTTGGTAGAGATCCTCTACGAAACCTTACCTTTGGTGCAAGGGGAGGCGGAAAAGAAGTCTGTCGAACTGAAGCTCCCCGCCGTTGGGCGCGATGTGCCGAAGGTGATGGTCGACTTGAAACGCGCAAAACAGGTGCTGCTGAACCTGTTGACCAATGCGGTGAAATACAATGTTGAAGGGGGCTCGGTCACCTTGGACAGCGAACGCGAAGGTGATTTCGTAACGATCACGGTTACAGACACGGGTATTGGTATGTCGCCAGAAGGCCTGCAAACCCTGTTTACGCCGTTTTCGCGCTTGGGTCAGGAAAACACGGACATCGAAGGCACCGGCATCGGCCTGGTCATTACCCAGGACTTAGTGTGTCTAATGGGCGGGGAAATCGGCGTGAAGTCCGAATTGGGCAAAGGCTCGACCTTTTGGGTGAAGCTGCCCGTCGCCCCGCACAAATGA
- a CDS encoding ATP-binding protein: MIEAFKKTTLTFRLLLVAFTTAVVLWYVMDRYQTATLTHIYEAEFTARLHDKAQRDRMRFNDALRQQFQSVHLIAGQGKTQHAVDVLRAQDGNWDSGDISVPFPTDNAPTWLPDRAVLRNQQPPDHLLLIDPQLRVRKHFSPHSDPLPELYAMPQRLTIEKSLRQALITEYEGKPHIISSAIIYDDDNQLIAYVIGVSNINSQFLISSQRTFLGSDNIVVLGAQTTDRILASSNEALLPVGTRLSDLSTGFITTGKAFFDYGSSEIQANFLSLIPRARVHELMEPLLNQDRKQRTILALVLITLLMGSLAFLMRRIGDLTARVAHFSERLYGSSAPVALYQGDELRNMELQFNHLTEEILSKREALDVETRHKLDAIKERAAAQSELERLHTLISITDALDIGVLHLGQDRPQAKTLAMKRFIDDCGLDEFLSAQPGSDLIVTDQLGEQRIFEVVQPEDIEDDIRLFADITERRMHERNIEQLALYPQQNPNPVIRISKDGILLNANPASSELLKDWGIIVKETVPSDVVRVVGDVIRLKDERFMYAVVGETIFTITFSPAPDGEYANGYGMDITSLKVAEMALKDANDALEERVAERTRAVQRSERNLKAAQQIAHLGSWSHNFKTGVSLWSDEYYRILGLEPGSLAPSFNAFYDSVHPEDLPTVEKSIQYCMDNNENYTIEYRVMHPDGAIRTIEEIGRVNGDGIGNLISMEGSILDITERKKVETELRQAKEQAELANRAKSAFLANMSHELRTPLNAIIGFSDLMSNQVLGPVDNPNYLSYLGDIHESGQHLLSVINDVLDVSKIEAGKSSVDLQKTDINALLEKAYRFTSGQAQTAGVRLSMNYDTPFPPIMADPRKALQLLLNILSNAVKFTPENGKITVESTLEIGRVRVIVKDTGIGMSNQDIQKALRPFEQVDTRLERRYDGTGLGLYLAKSFAEECRGSLSISSIKGKGTRVSITFPLAQMTIPSPEQDPEQAPEAAQIAARQHQDEVEDDNAIS, encoded by the coding sequence GTGATCGAGGCATTCAAAAAAACCACACTGACGTTTCGCCTGCTGCTGGTGGCATTCACCACAGCGGTGGTCTTGTGGTACGTCATGGATCGCTACCAAACCGCGACACTCACACATATTTATGAAGCCGAATTCACCGCACGCCTGCACGACAAGGCGCAGCGTGACCGCATGCGGTTCAACGACGCCCTGCGTCAACAGTTTCAATCCGTTCACTTGATCGCAGGCCAAGGCAAAACGCAACACGCTGTTGACGTGTTGCGGGCACAGGACGGCAATTGGGACAGTGGTGACATCTCCGTCCCCTTCCCCACGGACAATGCCCCGACATGGCTGCCGGACCGGGCCGTGTTGCGCAACCAACAACCGCCCGACCATTTGCTGTTGATTGACCCACAACTGCGTGTGCGCAAACACTTCAGCCCCCACAGTGATCCGTTGCCCGAGCTTTACGCCATGCCGCAACGTCTGACCATCGAAAAAAGCCTGCGTCAAGCGCTGATCACCGAGTATGAAGGCAAGCCGCATATCATTTCATCAGCCATCATATATGATGACGACAATCAGCTGATCGCTTATGTCATAGGCGTTTCCAACATCAATTCCCAATTTTTGATTTCTTCGCAACGCACGTTTTTGGGCTCGGACAACATCGTTGTTTTGGGTGCGCAAACAACGGATCGCATTCTCGCTAGTTCCAACGAAGCCTTGCTGCCTGTCGGCACCCGTTTGTCGGACCTGTCCACCGGCTTCATCACCACCGGCAAAGCCTTCTTCGATTATGGGTCGAGCGAGATCCAAGCCAATTTTCTCAGCCTCATCCCCCGAGCGCGGGTGCATGAATTGATGGAACCGCTGCTCAATCAGGACCGCAAGCAACGCACCATTTTGGCCCTGGTTCTGATCACATTGTTGATGGGCTCATTGGCCTTTTTGATGCGCCGCATTGGGGACTTAACGGCCAGGGTTGCTCATTTTTCCGAACGCTTGTACGGCAGCTCTGCCCCCGTAGCGCTTTACCAGGGTGATGAGCTGCGCAACATGGAATTGCAATTCAATCACTTGACCGAAGAAATCCTGTCCAAGCGCGAAGCTTTGGATGTGGAGACACGTCACAAGTTGGATGCCATAAAAGAACGCGCCGCCGCGCAGTCGGAGCTCGAACGTCTGCACACGTTGATCAGCATTACCGACGCTTTGGACATCGGCGTGCTGCACTTGGGCCAAGACCGTCCACAAGCAAAAACCCTCGCCATGAAACGCTTCATTGATGACTGCGGTCTGGATGAATTTTTATCGGCCCAGCCGGGAAGCGATCTGATCGTCACAGATCAACTCGGCGAACAGCGCATTTTTGAGGTGGTGCAACCCGAAGACATCGAAGACGATATCCGTCTGTTCGCCGACATCACGGAACGGCGCATGCATGAGCGCAACATTGAGCAGCTTGCCCTCTATCCACAACAAAACCCCAATCCGGTTATACGCATCTCCAAGGACGGGATATTGCTCAACGCCAACCCGGCCAGCAGCGAATTGCTGAAGGACTGGGGCATCATCGTGAAAGAAACCGTGCCGTCCGATGTTGTGCGTGTGGTGGGGGATGTGATCCGTCTCAAAGACGAACGCTTCATGTATGCGGTGGTGGGGGAAACCATCTTCACCATCACCTTCAGCCCCGCCCCGGATGGGGAATACGCCAACGGCTACGGTATGGACATCACCAGCCTGAAGGTGGCGGAGATGGCGCTCAAAGACGCCAACGATGCCCTGGAAGAACGCGTCGCAGAACGCACCCGCGCGGTGCAGCGTTCCGAACGCAACTTGAAAGCGGCTCAACAGATCGCTCACCTGGGCAGTTGGTCGCACAATTTCAAAACAGGCGTATCCTTATGGTCGGACGAATACTACCGCATACTCGGCCTGGAACCCGGCTCCCTCGCTCCGTCGTTCAACGCGTTTTATGACTCCGTTCATCCCGAAGACCTGCCCACCGTTGAAAAGTCCATTCAATACTGCATGGACAACAACGAAAACTACACCATTGAATATCGGGTCATGCACCCTGACGGCGCCATTCGCACCATTGAAGAAATTGGGCGCGTCAACGGTGACGGTATCGGTAACTTGATCTCAATGGAAGGCTCGATCCTCGACATCACCGAGCGCAAAAAAGTTGAGACCGAACTGCGTCAAGCCAAAGAACAAGCCGAGCTGGCCAACCGCGCCAAAAGTGCGTTCCTCGCCAACATGTCCCACGAGTTGCGCACTCCCTTGAACGCGATTATTGGGTTTTCAGATTTAATGTCCAATCAAGTTTTGGGTCCCGTCGACAATCCCAATTATCTGTCCTACCTGGGCGACATTCATGAAAGCGGGCAACACTTGCTCAGCGTCATTAACGATGTCTTGGACGTGTCTAAAATCGAAGCGGGTAAATCGTCCGTCGATTTGCAAAAAACCGACATCAATGCGTTGTTGGAAAAAGCCTATCGCTTTACGTCTGGTCAGGCACAAACGGCTGGTGTTCGGTTGAGCATGAACTACGACACGCCCTTCCCACCCATTATGGCCGACCCCCGCAAAGCTTTGCAGCTGTTGTTGAACATCTTGTCGAACGCGGTGAAATTCACCCCAGAAAATGGCAAGATAACCGTTGAAAGCACTTTGGAAATTGGACGCGTCCGTGTGATTGTCAAAGACACGGGCATCGGCATGAGCAATCAGGACATCCAAAAAGCTCTGCGCCCATTCGAACAAGTCGACACACGTTTGGAACGCCGCTATGACGGCACGGGATTGGGGCTATATCTGGCCAAAAGTTTTGCCGAAGAATGCCGTGGTTCGCTCAGCATCTCTTCCATCAAAGGCAAAGGCACGCGCGTGTCCATCACATTCCCCTTGGCACAAATGACAATCCCCAGCCCTGAACAAGACCCCGAACAAGCCCCCGAAGCCGCCCAGATTGCCGCAAGACAGCACCAAGACGAAGTCGAAGACGACAACGCCATTTCTTAA
- a CDS encoding substrate-binding domain-containing protein — protein sequence MITKFGLRYTYALLTTLSLTLVCLTNAKANHDHLLGGRAFSPPTEIIPMGAEWESQGVTHKINTDQKVNLAIALDQQLYPSLGPMIQAFAKSRGIKVAVQNGTCGVSAGLLSDKAADIGGFCCPPGLTDRLPGLTYHTIGIGALALLTHADNAHTNVSAEQARSLFANDIRDWSELPMSGFKPGPDTQVRAFARLHCKARPGHWRLILDNEQEFGWNITEVSAIKDMVKQVSVTPGSLGYETLWHIGRQAQLENTNVKVLNVDGHSPADRAALAQGKYPLYRVFNVTTWAKETPAHSRLADELVDHLIENASKISQEFAIVPASALRKNNWKFEENELIGAPD from the coding sequence ATGATCACCAAATTCGGCTTACGCTATACCTATGCGTTGCTCACAACTCTAAGCTTGACGCTTGTGTGCCTAACGAATGCAAAAGCAAACCATGATCACCTCTTGGGTGGGCGCGCATTTTCGCCGCCAACCGAAATCATCCCCATGGGCGCGGAATGGGAATCCCAAGGCGTTACCCATAAGATCAACACGGACCAAAAGGTCAATTTGGCCATTGCTTTGGATCAACAGCTCTACCCGTCGTTGGGCCCGATGATCCAAGCGTTTGCGAAATCGCGCGGTATTAAAGTCGCTGTGCAAAACGGAACCTGCGGCGTTTCTGCCGGTCTATTGTCTGACAAAGCCGCCGATATTGGGGGCTTTTGCTGCCCACCGGGGCTCACGGACCGATTGCCTGGACTGACATACCACACCATCGGCATTGGTGCTTTGGCCTTGCTGACGCATGCCGACAACGCGCACACGAACGTGTCCGCCGAGCAAGCCAGAAGTTTATTCGCCAACGACATACGTGACTGGTCGGAACTGCCCATGAGCGGCTTTAAACCCGGCCCCGACACACAAGTGCGCGCTTTCGCCCGCTTGCATTGCAAGGCGCGTCCAGGCCATTGGCGTTTGATCTTGGACAATGAACAGGAATTCGGCTGGAACATCACCGAAGTTTCAGCCATCAAAGATATGGTCAAACAGGTTTCTGTGACGCCGGGCTCGTTGGGATATGAAACCTTGTGGCATATCGGGCGCCAAGCTCAGTTGGAAAACACAAACGTCAAAGTTTTGAACGTTGACGGACATTCGCCTGCGGACCGTGCAGCTTTGGCGCAAGGAAAGTACCCGCTGTATCGCGTTTTTAATGTCACGACATGGGCCAAAGAGACGCCGGCCCATTCGCGCTTGGCGGACGAGCTTGTGGATCACTTGATTGAAAATGCATCAAAGATTTCGCAAGAGTTCGCCATCGTTCCGGCATCGGCCTTGCGCAAGAACAATTGGAAGTTTGAGGAAAACGAGTTGATAGGAGCCCCGGACTAA
- the argC gene encoding N-acetyl-gamma-glutamyl-phosphate reductase yields the protein MSAQIFIDGEAGTTGLQIRNRLKDRTDIEIVSLTEETRKDASARRDMLNSVDLAILCLPDDAAREAVSMIENDHVKVIDASTAYRVDEDWAYGFAELNGDQTSVIANAKRVSNPGCYAVSSISMLNPLVSSGLLPADHAVTINAISGYSGGGKQLIANFEDTSSDGYTESAFFAYGLTLKHKHVPEIQKHGGLSNPPLFVPSVGRFAQGMLVQLPLQLWDLPTKPSAKDVHGVLADHYAGRPFVKVADLGDTAAMARIDPQDANATNDLRLFVFANEDDGQAVVMAQLDNLGKGASGSCVQNLNIMFGFDEGAGL from the coding sequence ATGAGCGCGCAGATATTTATTGACGGTGAAGCTGGCACGACGGGCCTGCAAATCCGTAACCGTTTGAAAGACCGGACCGATATCGAAATCGTCAGCCTGACGGAAGAAACCCGTAAGGATGCCAGCGCGCGCCGTGACATGCTCAACAGCGTCGATTTGGCAATCTTGTGCCTGCCCGATGACGCCGCGCGTGAAGCCGTCTCCATGATCGAAAACGACCATGTGAAGGTTATCGACGCGTCGACCGCTTATCGCGTGGACGAAGATTGGGCCTATGGATTTGCGGAACTCAATGGCGATCAAACTTCTGTGATTGCCAATGCAAAACGGGTGAGCAACCCGGGTTGTTATGCGGTCTCAAGCATCTCCATGCTCAATCCATTGGTTTCAAGCGGCCTGTTGCCCGCTGATCATGCGGTGACGATCAATGCCATCTCTGGCTACAGCGGCGGCGGTAAACAACTGATTGCTAACTTCGAGGATACATCCTCCGACGGCTATACCGAATCAGCGTTTTTTGCTTACGGTCTGACCTTGAAGCACAAGCACGTGCCGGAAATTCAAAAGCACGGTGGGTTGAGTAACCCTCCGCTGTTCGTGCCGTCTGTGGGCCGCTTTGCCCAGGGTATGCTGGTTCAGTTGCCGTTGCAGCTTTGGGACCTGCCGACGAAACCGAGCGCAAAAGACGTGCACGGCGTGTTAGCGGACCACTATGCTGGGCGCCCATTCGTGAAAGTTGCCGACTTAGGCGATACGGCCGCCATGGCCCGGATTGATCCTCAAGACGCCAACGCCACCAATGATCTGCGCTTGTTCGTATTCGCGAATGAAGACGACGGTCAGGCCGTGGTGATGGCGCAGCTGGATAACCTGGGCAAGGGGGCGTCGGGCTCGTGCGTGCAGAATTTGAACATTATGTTCGGTTTTGACGAAGGGGCGGGGCTTTAA
- a CDS encoding ArsR/SmtB family transcription factor — translation MTESHSLAIAADILGALGNETRLHVFRLLVRAGPEGLNIGQIQDHLGTAPSTLAHHIQTLVHANLVNQTKNGRAVQCTANFDTMEAVVAYLTDECCSGVCVEAQAPKA, via the coding sequence ATGACTGAAAGCCACAGCCTAGCCATAGCCGCCGATATCTTGGGCGCGCTCGGAAACGAAACCCGCCTGCACGTGTTTCGTTTATTGGTGCGCGCCGGGCCAGAAGGTCTGAACATTGGTCAAATCCAAGATCATCTGGGCACCGCGCCGTCAACCTTGGCGCATCACATCCAAACCTTGGTCCACGCCAACTTGGTCAACCAAACCAAAAACGGGCGTGCGGTTCAGTGCACGGCCAATTTCGACACCATGGAAGCGGTTGTGGCGTATCTCACCGATGAATGCTGCAGTGGCGTTTGCGTCGAAGCCCAAGCCCCAAAAGCTTAA